The DNA segment CGGTGGCGCTCACCAGCCGCACGGCGGCGTGTTCCACCAGATGCTGGCCCAGTGCCGGGCCGCCAGAGAGCACGGTGGCGATGCCAACGTGCTGGGGCGCGGCAATCTCCAGCACGCCGTCAAGCAAGCTCTGCATGGCCAGCGCGGTGAGGGGCGTTTTCTCCGACGGCTTCCAGATCACGCCATTGCCGCACACCAGCGCCAGCGCCGCATTCCAGGCCCAGACCGCCACGGGAAAGTTGAAGGCCGAGATCACGCCGCACAGGCCATAGGGATGCCAGGTCTCGCGCATCGCATGCTGGGGCCGCTCCGAGGCGATGGTAAGGCCATGCAACTGGCGCGACAGGCCGACGGCGAAGTCGCAGATGTCGATCATCTCCTGCACCTCGCCTAGCCCTTCCTGCAGGATCTTGCCGGCCTCCAGCGAAACCAGCTCTCCGAGATGCTTCTTGTGTTCGCGCAGCATCTCGCCAAAGCGCCGCACCACCTCGCCGCGCACTGGCGCGGGCACCAGCGCCCAGCTGGCTTGCACCACGCGGGCGCGTTCGATGCGCGCATCGGCCTCGGCGAGGCTGCAGGCGGGCAGGTGCCCGAATGCCTCGCCGTCGATCGGCGAGCGCACCGGCAAGGCGCCGGTGGGGCCTTCGCCATCGCGCCACGGCGGCGTCAGCCCGATGGCCTGCCAGCAGGCCGCGAATTCCTTTGCTTTCATACCGTTGCCTCTTGAAGCGGATGACGGGTGTAGTGTCGGCCAAAACGGTTGGCCAGGAAAACGTCCAGCGGCATCGCCTCTTGCGCAACGAAGCCGGCCTGCGGCAACTCGCCATTGGCAACCAGGTCCAGCGCGGTGCAGATGCCGGCCGCCGTGGTGAGCTGGATCGCGTTGACATGGCCGGCAATCGTATCCGCGCCACCAATGCGCGCCGAGAACGACGCCTGTGTCAGCGGCCCGCGCCTGCCTTTGCCACCGCTGGCGGCATAGCCAGTGGCGTTGGCGAACACGATCACCACGTCCTGCTGCGTGGCGGGGATCGCGCTCTCGAAGATCTCGCGCATCCAGTCGCGGCGCTCGCGCAGGCGCAGGTCGTTGAGCAGCAGCTTCATCACCGCGCAGTGGCCCGGATAGCGGATCGACTTGTAGTCCACGTCGCGCGCCCGGCCCGCCAGCGTCTCGGGCAAGGTGCCAAGCCCTCCTGACGTATTAAAGGCTTCGTACTCGATGCCGTCCAGCGCAAAGCTCTCCAACCCTTCCAGCGCCGGCACTTCCACGCGGCGGCCGTCGACGATGGCCTCGCACGGGTTGCAGTATTCGTTGATCAGGCCTTCGGTGCTCCAGGTCAGGTTGTACTTGAGCGCATTGCTCGGGTAGCGCGGCAGCGCGCCAACGCGCATCTTCAGGTCG comes from the Cupriavidus basilensis genome and includes:
- a CDS encoding saccharopine dehydrogenase family protein → MRVVVLGAGKIGRTIAVMLHDSGDYRVTLVDREPTHLEGVPQGIAVRVGNPDQTEDCARLLGGAQAVLNALPFHAAVGVATVAASLGVHYFDLTEDVAATHAIRRLAEGARSVLMPQCGLAPGFIGVVGNDLAQRFLRGGGELLDLKMRVGALPRYPSNALKYNLTWSTEGLINEYCNPCEAIVDGRRVEVPALEGLESFALDGIEYEAFNTSGGLGTLPETLAGRARDVDYKSIRYPGHCAVMKLLLNDLRLRERRDWMREIFESAIPATQQDVVIVFANATGYAASGGKGRRGPLTQASFSARIGGADTIAGHVNAIQLTTAAGICTALDLVANGELPQAGFVAQEAMPLDVFLANRFGRHYTRHPLQEATV